The Pyrodictium delaneyi genome contains a region encoding:
- a CDS encoding CBS domain-containing protein has protein sequence MFDPSTTIAKAIRLMGTRGISHAAVVNDEGLLVGIVSVKDLARHILDVFEEAGTVERFDFSAALEASIHDIVSKPPYVVSRTIPPEEAAEIMLQRDIGFLPVVDEVGRLVTAYTELDYAVSLVERFDPARCYATHNIVMGDPSEPLIEALGSMYEKGFRRLPLSIDDEYYMATMSSILMTIARRPTEETLLEPLASYSVPAPMLEYETALVSDAADVILAVTERALLLVDKERLARAIITERDLVEAYLGKKEC, from the coding sequence ATGTTCGACCCATCAACTACTATTGCAAAGGCAATCCGTCTCATGGGCACGCGAGGCATTAGTCACGCCGCTGTAGTAAATGATGAAGGTCTGCTTGTAGGCATAGTGTCTGTAAAAGATCTAGCACGTCACATATTAGATGTATTCGAGGAAGCGGGTACTGTGGAAAGGTTTGACTTCAGCGCTGCCCTAGAAGCTAGTATACATGACATAGTGAGCAAGCCGCCTTACGTAGTAAGTAGGACGATACCTCCAGAGGAAGCTGCTGAGATAATGCTACAACGCGACATAGGCTTCTTACCTGTTGTGGATGAAGTGGGGCGGCTCGTAACGGCCTATACAGAGCTAGACTATGCTGTATCACTTGTAGAGCGGTTTGATCCCGCTCGATGCTACGCAACACACAACATAGTCATGGGCGATCCAAGCGAACCTCTCATTGAAGCCCTTGGTTCAATGTATGAAAAAGGGTTCCGCCGGCTACCCCTCAGCATCGATGATGAATACTATATGGCTACAATGTCGTCAATACTTATGACTATAGCTAGACGTCCTACTGAGGAAACCCTTCTGGAACCATTAGCTTCATACTCCGTACCAGCCCCCATGCTGGAGTATGAGACTGCACTTGTATCTGATGCTGCAGATGTCATACTGGCTGTAACGGAGAGAGCACTACTACTGGTTGACAAAGAGAGATTAGCACGTGCAATTATAACGGAGCGTGATCTAGTCGAAGCATATCTGGGCAAGAAGGAATGCTGA
- a CDS encoding DUF167 domain-containing protein: MEEVLKAHITEGKGYIDIQLHVKPEAAFTGLRMEAGELVFYTEEPPVGGRANASIVRFFSRLFGISPSMVDIVYGARSRTKRIRVKGVTLEQAMEKIIEALREGEKS; this comes from the coding sequence ATGGAAGAGGTACTCAAAGCGCATATAACAGAGGGGAAAGGGTACATAGACATACAACTCCATGTCAAGCCAGAGGCAGCGTTCACAGGACTCCGTATGGAGGCTGGAGAGCTTGTATTCTACACGGAGGAACCGCCGGTAGGAGGCCGCGCTAATGCCAGTATTGTACGCTTCTTCTCGAGGCTCTTCGGTATTTCTCCATCGATGGTTGATATAGTCTATGGAGCACGTAGCAGAACTAAACGTATACGCGTCAAGGGCGTAACGCTTGAGCAAGCCATGGAGAAGATTATCGAGGCTCTAAGAGAGGGTGAGAAGAGCTAG
- a CDS encoding arginine--tRNA ligase → MPEQPSRNVYESAPQRVLSRVVARVLEQQGVELGPRERQEIEYIVAESPRPELGDYGIPAARYAKRYGIDLDIFFKKATALLQQEPVVAEAKRVGGYLNITIDVGYAAKLVFEAVRAEGFEYGRVKTEKPERIVVEHTSANPVHPLHIGHARNASLGDSLARLLRARGHVVQTRFYINDMGRQVAVLAYGYIAAGLDKPPKDVKPDHWIGLVYAITHTLSDIEELKKRLEQLKQEEKYEEYRQLLRELDELVATASRLRERDPELFERIAEALKGKDPSQEISKLMQVYEYRQDPEKVELVRKVVQLCLQGFRETLSRLGIEIEKWDWESELAWTSMVSKILEQARSSPYATVHKGALALNLQPLLRDPVVRERLGLPEDYEIPPLILQRSDGTTLYTTRDIAYSIKKFREFNADRVFNVIAAEQRLEQLQVRLALIALGYRREGLNMIHYAYEMVNLPGQKMSGRRGRYITLDELIDQAVAIARQEVEKRSPGLPEEEKQKIAEAVGTAAVRYTLVSVSAPKPMTFNINEALNFERNSAPYILYTHARAASILAKARERGIQLDWDRIDYSAANENMLRRSLVIQALVYPYVFAKAADEQRPELIVAYLNRLADIFNRWYTSGDSVVNEQDQGKQMFKLALVYAVKQILANALDLLGIKAIDRM, encoded by the coding sequence TTGCCAGAGCAGCCGTCGAGGAATGTATACGAGTCTGCGCCCCAGCGGGTGCTAAGCCGGGTAGTAGCAAGAGTACTCGAACAGCAAGGGGTTGAACTAGGACCCCGGGAGCGCCAAGAAATAGAGTATATCGTCGCGGAGTCGCCGCGCCCAGAGCTGGGGGACTATGGAATACCAGCAGCAAGGTATGCTAAACGCTACGGTATAGATCTGGACATCTTCTTCAAGAAGGCAACTGCCCTGCTGCAGCAAGAGCCCGTAGTCGCCGAGGCTAAACGGGTAGGCGGCTACCTGAACATAACCATAGACGTGGGCTATGCTGCTAAACTTGTCTTTGAGGCGGTTCGGGCAGAGGGTTTCGAGTATGGTCGTGTGAAGACAGAGAAACCGGAAAGGATAGTAGTTGAGCATACAAGTGCTAACCCTGTACATCCCCTCCATATAGGCCATGCGAGAAACGCGAGCTTGGGTGATTCCCTGGCTAGACTGCTCCGTGCGCGGGGCCACGTAGTGCAGACACGGTTCTACATAAACGACATGGGACGTCAAGTAGCGGTGCTAGCTTATGGCTACATAGCTGCGGGGCTGGACAAGCCGCCTAAGGATGTTAAGCCGGATCACTGGATAGGCCTAGTCTATGCGATAACACATACTTTGTCGGACATAGAGGAATTGAAGAAGCGGCTCGAGCAGTTGAAGCAGGAGGAGAAGTACGAGGAGTACCGCCAGCTCCTCCGTGAACTCGACGAGCTGGTGGCAACTGCGTCTAGGCTGCGGGAGCGCGACCCAGAGTTGTTCGAGCGAATAGCAGAGGCTCTAAAGGGTAAGGATCCGAGCCAAGAGATATCAAAGCTGATGCAGGTCTACGAATACCGCCAAGATCCGGAGAAAGTGGAGCTCGTCCGCAAAGTGGTCCAACTATGCCTCCAGGGCTTCCGTGAAACGCTCTCAAGGCTCGGCATAGAGATAGAGAAATGGGACTGGGAAAGCGAGCTAGCGTGGACAAGCATGGTATCCAAGATACTTGAGCAAGCTCGTAGTAGTCCCTATGCCACAGTACACAAGGGCGCGCTCGCCCTAAACCTGCAGCCCCTCCTACGCGACCCCGTGGTCCGGGAGCGTCTAGGCCTACCCGAGGATTACGAGATACCACCCCTAATACTCCAGAGGAGTGATGGCACAACACTATACACCACCAGAGACATAGCATACAGTATCAAGAAGTTCCGAGAGTTCAACGCCGATCGCGTATTCAATGTAATAGCCGCAGAGCAGAGACTAGAACAGCTACAAGTAAGGCTAGCACTCATAGCGCTCGGATACCGCCGTGAAGGACTAAACATGATACACTATGCCTACGAGATGGTGAACCTCCCCGGCCAGAAGATGAGCGGCCGGCGAGGACGCTACATAACCCTAGACGAGCTAATAGACCAAGCAGTAGCTATAGCCCGCCAAGAGGTAGAGAAGCGGAGCCCGGGCCTACCTGAAGAAGAAAAACAGAAGATAGCTGAGGCTGTAGGCACAGCAGCTGTACGTTACACTCTAGTATCAGTCTCCGCGCCCAAACCTATGACCTTTAACATCAACGAGGCTCTTAACTTCGAGCGCAACAGTGCCCCTTACATACTATACACACATGCTCGTGCAGCTAGCATCCTAGCAAAGGCCCGCGAGCGCGGCATACAGCTAGACTGGGACAGGATAGACTACAGTGCCGCCAACGAGAACATGCTCCGCCGTAGCCTGGTAATTCAAGCACTAGTCTACCCCTATGTCTTCGCTAAGGCTGCGGACGAGCAGCGCCCAGAACTAATAGTCGCATATCTAAACCGTCTAGCAGATATCTTCAACAGATGGTATACAAGTGGCGATAGCGTTGTAAACGAACAAGATCAAGGTAAACAGATGTTCAAGTTAGCATTAGTATACGCAGTCAAACAAATACTAGCAAACGCTCTAGACCTGCTAGGCATAAAAGCAATAGACCGGATGTGA
- a CDS encoding Reeler domain-containing protein, whose product MKRFLPLVSVFALIVVGIAALHASSMSNGAPQLNCIQCHVGADKNPADFVVEGLPDKYEPGKTYKITIKITKGPDCSGGVACGGFAVQVNAGELIVTDDKNTFISTTPTGEKLLTHTKDGSMKREWSFEWKAPDTAEPVTFKIAVIAANGDGSFNGDAYAAKEVTVEPAGGQAAPTTTTKIVTETTTTTMVTTTPVGTTTEHNTTLAIGIAIVVFIIVVGGYILLTRK is encoded by the coding sequence ATGAAGCGGTTTCTACCTCTAGTTAGTGTATTTGCCCTTATAGTAGTAGGTATAGCGGCACTGCATGCCAGTTCAATGAGCAATGGTGCACCGCAGCTAAATTGTATTCAGTGCCACGTTGGTGCTGACAAGAACCCAGCTGATTTTGTCGTCGAAGGACTCCCCGACAAGTATGAGCCCGGCAAGACATACAAGATAACAATCAAGATAACGAAAGGGCCTGACTGTAGTGGTGGAGTAGCATGTGGCGGTTTTGCGGTGCAAGTGAATGCTGGCGAGCTCATAGTAACTGATGACAAGAATACATTCATATCTACAACACCTACTGGTGAAAAGCTGCTAACTCATACAAAGGACGGCTCTATGAAACGTGAATGGTCATTTGAATGGAAGGCTCCTGATACGGCAGAGCCAGTAACGTTCAAGATAGCCGTGATAGCGGCTAACGGAGACGGCAGTTTCAACGGTGATGCATACGCAGCTAAGGAGGTAACTGTTGAGCCTGCAGGAGGCCAGGCAGCGCCAACAACTACAACTAAGATAGTTACGGAAACAACGACAACTACAATGGTAACTACAACACCGGTTGGTACTACTACCGAGCATAACACAACACTAGCGATTGGCATAGCTATAGTAGTGTTCATCATTGTGGTTGGTGGCTATATACTACTGACAAGAAAGTAG
- a CDS encoding ATP-binding protein has protein sequence MPNGKNDNAVEIVCTGGLVSEKCTRRVEVQLSETSNVINLIENIWADEPSKPILLVVTAFSGFGKLIKEISESGSNPFLIEATGIPETMLSGLPLDTVIEYWAGMLTATLTERKGAKRRSPRVSRREVLRRLFLIPPKYVMLPRLRSVAVNCRRDDVCPFSALEAGRFDEDKCQGCMLCAWTCPEAVEAPLWTGPLGLLYAYRFIDKYGLDGILFICHHKLEQLDKSAVEASPARLLAFHVPCVSWLSPRLLESLVSLGIYVQVYADKNVCEECGLKPAGFKAIDMLRVNGVHVSENLAEAGAAALTGYIRPKKSLEEVIELMTKSLYSATSSESATNRISS, from the coding sequence TTGCCGAATGGTAAGAACGATAATGCTGTTGAGATAGTTTGTACGGGTGGACTAGTGTCGGAGAAATGTACAAGAAGAGTTGAGGTTCAGCTAAGTGAGACAAGTAATGTGATAAACTTAATTGAGAATATTTGGGCGGACGAACCGTCTAAACCAATATTACTTGTGGTTACTGCATTTAGCGGTTTTGGAAAGCTTATAAAGGAAATCAGCGAATCGGGAAGCAATCCGTTCCTTATCGAGGCTACTGGGATACCAGAAACTATGTTGTCCGGCTTACCGCTTGATACTGTAATTGAGTATTGGGCTGGCATGCTTACCGCGACTCTTACTGAGAGGAAAGGCGCAAAGCGGAGAAGCCCACGCGTCTCACGTCGTGAAGTCTTGCGTCGACTTTTCCTGATACCTCCTAAATATGTTATGTTGCCTCGATTGCGTTCTGTGGCAGTAAATTGTAGGCGGGACGATGTGTGTCCATTCTCAGCTCTAGAAGCAGGCAGGTTTGATGAAGACAAATGCCAGGGCTGTATGTTATGTGCTTGGACGTGCCCGGAGGCCGTTGAGGCTCCTCTTTGGACAGGTCCTTTAGGCCTCCTCTATGCCTACAGATTTATTGATAAATACGGGCTTGATGGTATCCTATTCATATGTCATCATAAGCTCGAACAGTTAGACAAATCGGCGGTAGAAGCTAGCCCAGCACGGCTACTCGCATTTCATGTGCCGTGTGTTAGTTGGCTTAGTCCCAGGCTGCTCGAGTCTCTAGTGAGTCTTGGCATCTACGTACAAGTGTATGCCGACAAAAATGTATGTGAAGAGTGTGGCTTGAAGCCTGCTGGGTTCAAGGCTATTGACATGCTTCGGGTTAATGGTGTTCATGTTAGTGAAAACTTAGCTGAGGCTGGTGCTGCAGCACTTACAGGATATATAAGACCTAAGAAGAGCCTTGAGGAAGTAATCGAACTAATGACAAAATCTCTCTACTCTGCTACATCATCGGAGAGTGCGACGAATCGAATTTCGTCGTGA